One window of Oscillibacter hominis genomic DNA carries:
- a CDS encoding HlyD family efflux transporter periplasmic adaptor subunit codes for MKSGVTKGILTVLMLGILAYFGIQIGGYFSDPLSTVTAYEYQVEDAVTVTGYVVRQEEVLSDAGAGVLDLRRSEGEKVGAGQTLAVVYKDQSTLDARDQIEALSARLEQLQYAQDASLSSEVSLRLDSDILSRITSLHTTLSEDKLTSADSVLSDLRSLILKRDYTYTDAADLSGEIADVQSQIQALRSTTSAATTVIAAKSSGVYSAVVDGYETVLVPDTLKTMTAKEFRAIERDGSVSSRVGKLIYGDTWYFVTLLRQSDAESLASSTTLRFAKGIDTPFRVKVESVSEPEEGRCVVVFSTNKFLSEVTLLRQQSADVVRSSHEGLRVPRSAVRVDESGQSGVYCRVGVTARFKPVEVTYTGEDFCLIRGTSDEDKRRLRAGDQVILSAGELYDGKIVGN; via the coding sequence ATGAAGTCGGGTGTCACAAAAGGAATTTTGACCGTGCTGATGCTGGGCATCCTGGCCTACTTTGGGATCCAGATCGGCGGATACTTCTCCGATCCGCTGTCCACGGTCACGGCCTACGAGTATCAGGTGGAGGACGCGGTCACCGTCACCGGGTACGTGGTGCGCCAGGAGGAGGTGCTCTCCGACGCCGGCGCCGGGGTGCTGGACCTGCGCCGGAGCGAAGGGGAAAAAGTGGGCGCGGGCCAGACGCTGGCCGTGGTCTACAAGGACCAGTCCACCCTGGACGCCCGGGATCAGATCGAGGCGCTTTCCGCCCGTCTGGAGCAGCTTCAGTACGCCCAGGACGCCTCCCTCTCCTCGGAAGTGTCGCTGCGGCTGGACAGCGACATCCTCTCCCGGATCACCAGCCTGCATACGACGCTCTCCGAGGACAAGCTGACCTCGGCGGACAGCGTCCTCTCCGACCTGCGGTCCCTGATTTTAAAACGGGACTATACATATACCGACGCGGCGGACCTCTCCGGAGAGATCGCCGACGTGCAGAGCCAGATCCAGGCCCTGCGCTCTACGACCTCGGCGGCCACCACAGTGATCGCCGCCAAGAGCTCTGGCGTCTATTCGGCGGTGGTGGACGGCTATGAGACCGTCCTGGTGCCGGACACGCTGAAGACCATGACGGCGAAGGAGTTCCGCGCCATCGAGCGGGACGGATCCGTCTCCTCCCGGGTGGGGAAGCTGATCTACGGCGACACCTGGTATTTTGTGACGCTGCTGCGCCAGTCCGACGCCGAGAGCCTGGCCTCCAGCACCACGCTGCGCTTTGCAAAGGGCATCGACACGCCCTTCCGCGTGAAGGTGGAGTCCGTGAGCGAGCCGGAGGAGGGCCGATGCGTGGTGGTCTTTTCCACCAACAAGTTCCTCTCCGAGGTGACGCTGCTGCGCCAGCAGAGCGCGGACGTGGTCCGCTCCTCCCATGAGGGGCTGCGGGTGCCGCGCAGCGCCGTCCGTGTGGACGAATCGGGCCAAAGCGGCGTCTACTGCCGGGTGGGCGTCACCGCCCGGTTTAAGCCTGTGGAGGTGACCTACACCGGGGAGGACTTCTGCCTGATCCGGGGCACGTCCGATGAGGACAAGCGCCGGCTGCGCGCCGGCGACCAGGTGATCCTGTCGGCGGGTGAGCTGTACGACGGAAAGATTGTGGGAAATTGA
- a CDS encoding YggS family pyridoxal phosphate-dependent enzyme yields MTIAENIAQVRRNIADAAREAGRAPEEITLVGASKMNDAAACREAIAAGIDVLGENRVQEMLQKYEQHAYDGAPLHFIGHLQRNKVRQVVGKVELIQSVGSLELLEEIEKCAAKQGLRQKVLLEVNIGGEESKSGFAPSEMMGAAEQALKKEHVEVCGVMTIPPVETAPHANMVFFHQVHTLYVDMNEKLFHNKLKYLSMGMSGDYADAIRAGATMVRVGTAIFGARNYGAQ; encoded by the coding sequence ATGACTATTGCGGAAAACATTGCACAAGTGCGCCGGAATATCGCCGACGCAGCCCGGGAGGCGGGCAGGGCGCCGGAGGAGATCACCCTGGTGGGCGCCAGCAAGATGAACGACGCGGCCGCCTGCCGGGAGGCCATTGCCGCCGGCATCGACGTGCTGGGGGAGAACCGGGTCCAGGAGATGCTGCAAAAGTACGAACAGCACGCCTACGACGGCGCGCCGCTGCACTTTATCGGCCACCTGCAGCGCAACAAGGTCCGCCAGGTGGTGGGCAAGGTGGAGCTGATTCAGTCCGTGGGCAGCCTGGAGCTGCTGGAGGAGATTGAAAAATGCGCCGCCAAGCAGGGCCTGCGGCAGAAGGTGCTGCTGGAGGTCAACATCGGCGGGGAGGAGAGCAAGTCCGGGTTTGCGCCCTCGGAGATGATGGGCGCGGCGGAGCAGGCCCTGAAAAAAGAACACGTCGAGGTCTGCGGGGTCATGACCATCCCCCCGGTGGAAACGGCTCCCCATGCAAATATGGTGTTTTTTCATCAAGTTCACACACTATATGTTGACATGAACGAGAAATTGTTTCATAATAAATTAAAATACCTGTCCATGGGCATGAGCGGCGATTACGCCGATGCCATCCGTGCCGGTGCCACCATGGTCCGCGTGGGCACTGCGATCTTTGGCGCCCGGAATTATGGCGCCCAATAA
- a CDS encoding cell division protein SepF — MSILDELKKWTHPYEDEDEEYEDDFPDLSKKESPFEDRRSERKAVAEDRRNKVVNIHATTQLKVVLVKPERFENASEIADHLKDKRTVVINLESTNKDIARRLIDFLSGVAYAGEGKIKKVAANTYIITPYHVDIEGDLIDELENNGLYF, encoded by the coding sequence ATGAGCATTCTGGACGAGCTGAAGAAGTGGACTCATCCCTATGAGGATGAGGACGAGGAATATGAGGACGACTTCCCTGACCTGAGCAAGAAGGAGTCCCCCTTTGAGGACCGGCGCTCGGAGCGCAAGGCCGTGGCCGAGGACCGGCGCAACAAGGTGGTAAACATCCACGCCACCACCCAGCTGAAGGTGGTGCTGGTGAAGCCGGAGCGCTTTGAAAACGCCTCTGAGATTGCCGACCACTTGAAGGACAAGCGCACCGTGGTCATCAACCTGGAGTCCACCAACAAGGACATTGCCCGCCGCCTGATCGACTTTTTGTCCGGCGTGGCCTATGCCGGCGAGGGCAAGATCAAAAAGGTGGCTGCCAACACGTACATCATCACCCCCTACCATGTGGACATTGAGGGCGACCTGATCGACGAGCTGGAGAACAACGGCCTGTACTTTTGA
- a CDS encoding DivIVA domain-containing protein: MLTPQEVSNHAFTKAMMGGYNMAMVDEFLDELTDDYTSLYKENAALKAKLKVLVDKVEEYRSTEDAMRAALLTAQKMAGSIVQEAEKKRDELLAEAETKARERIGDLQNEVSAQQQRLSAGQQSLAEFIRTSKEACEKQLAFLEGLPELPVQAVQPPEEKSHSVEEIEEQILAAYNEEQPAAGEPEEEKPAKEEEQNPFLDDATRTINLDDLKFGRNYNGGK, encoded by the coding sequence ATGCTGACGCCGCAGGAGGTTTCAAACCACGCCTTTACCAAGGCGATGATGGGTGGCTACAACATGGCCATGGTGGACGAGTTCCTGGATGAACTGACCGACGACTATACGTCGCTTTACAAGGAGAACGCCGCGCTGAAGGCGAAGCTGAAGGTCCTGGTGGACAAGGTGGAGGAATACCGCTCCACGGAGGACGCCATGCGAGCCGCGCTGCTGACGGCCCAGAAGATGGCGGGCAGCATTGTGCAGGAGGCCGAGAAGAAGCGGGACGAGCTGCTTGCCGAGGCGGAGACCAAGGCCAGAGAGCGGATCGGCGACCTGCAGAACGAGGTGTCGGCGCAGCAGCAGCGGCTGAGCGCCGGCCAGCAGTCCCTGGCGGAGTTCATCCGCACCTCCAAGGAGGCCTGTGAAAAGCAGCTGGCGTTCTTGGAGGGGCTGCCGGAGCTGCCGGTCCAGGCGGTGCAGCCCCCGGAGGAGAAGAGCCACTCCGTTGAGGAGATCGAAGAACAGATCCTGGCCGCCTACAACGAAGAGCAGCCTGCCGCCGGGGAGCCGGAGGAGGAGAAGCCTGCGAAGGAAGAGGAGCAAAACCCCTTCTTAGACGACGCCACCCGGACCATCAACCTGGATGATCTGAAGTTCGGCCGCAACTACAACGGCGGGAAATAA
- a CDS encoding HAD family hydrolase — MTPIVAILYDFDKTLCTTDMQDYAFIPSLGMTPSEFWRKANRFGWENHMDGILAYMYTMLQESRSRNLPWTRQGLVEKGRSIVLFPGVQDWFRRINAFGASQGVEVEHYIISSGLREIIEGSSISGEFKEIYASEFYYDETGVPVWPKLAVNFTAKTQFVYRINKGVLDVSNDKDLNASMPDDSKRVPFTNMIYMGDGLSDVPCMKMMRAYGGQAIAVYQDGNRPGVEDLLSKGRVDFIFPADYSEGTDLDATVKNIITKMSILDRLTEENTQQLKRIGWDVLPDQASLFQD, encoded by the coding sequence ATGACGCCCATCGTCGCCATCCTGTATGATTTTGACAAGACTCTCTGCACCACGGACATGCAGGATTACGCCTTCATCCCCAGCCTGGGGATGACCCCGTCCGAGTTCTGGCGCAAGGCCAACCGGTTCGGCTGGGAGAACCACATGGACGGCATCCTGGCCTACATGTACACCATGCTTCAGGAGTCCAGGAGCAGGAACCTGCCCTGGACCCGCCAGGGCCTGGTGGAAAAGGGCCGGAGCATCGTTCTTTTCCCAGGGGTGCAGGACTGGTTCCGGCGGATCAATGCGTTCGGAGCGTCCCAGGGGGTGGAGGTGGAGCACTACATCATCTCCTCCGGCCTGCGGGAGATCATTGAGGGCTCGTCCATCAGCGGCGAGTTTAAGGAAATCTACGCCAGTGAGTTCTATTACGATGAAACCGGCGTGCCGGTGTGGCCCAAGCTGGCGGTCAACTTTACGGCCAAAACCCAGTTCGTCTACCGCATCAACAAGGGCGTGCTGGACGTGTCCAACGACAAGGACCTGAACGCCTCCATGCCCGATGACAGCAAGCGGGTGCCTTTCACCAACATGATCTACATGGGCGACGGGCTCTCCGACGTGCCCTGCATGAAGATGATGCGGGCCTACGGCGGCCAGGCCATCGCCGTGTACCAGGACGGCAACCGCCCCGGCGTGGAGGACCTGCTGAGCAAGGGGCGGGTGGACTTCATCTTCCCGGCGGACTACAGCGAGGGCACGGACCTGGACGCCACGGTGAAGAACATCATCACCAAGATGTCCATTTTGGACCGACTGACGGAGGAGAACACACAGCAGCTCAAGCGGATCGGCTGGGACGTGCTGCCAGACCAGGCCAGTTTGTTCCAGGATTGA
- a CDS encoding ornithine cyclodeaminase family protein, whose amino-acid sequence MEHKTMLLNQSDIKSLLTMKDIVEIVDKTFVGFGEGTTINPTKVNLDLGETASYPDYHGFMNAMPAYVGWEDIAGIKWAGGFLGKRREMGLPYVTAMIMLIDPAIGEFKCVMDGALITNLRTGAQAAVAAKYMHPGKEITIGLYGAGMQGHMQTLAFAELFDIKELRVYDVFPAAAEKFKEDMKDTVKGEIIVCKEPQEASIGDVVVGFTQSKDKFIKSEWIKPGQIVFPMGSYTECEDELLLNADKIIVDHIGQCMHRGALHDVAAAGKLHEEDIYATIGDVAAGKKPVSNPQNERIVCVPIGTGAMDIAVAGVAYKRALEKGLGGSFNFL is encoded by the coding sequence ATGGAACACAAGACAATGTTGCTGAACCAATCCGATATCAAGAGCCTCCTCACTATGAAGGACATTGTTGAGATCGTGGACAAAACCTTTGTCGGCTTCGGCGAGGGTACCACCATCAATCCCACCAAGGTCAACCTTGACCTGGGCGAAACAGCCTCCTATCCTGACTACCATGGCTTTATGAACGCCATGCCCGCTTATGTGGGCTGGGAGGACATCGCGGGCATCAAGTGGGCCGGCGGCTTCCTGGGCAAGCGCCGGGAAATGGGCCTGCCCTACGTCACCGCCATGATCATGCTGATCGACCCCGCCATCGGTGAGTTCAAATGCGTCATGGACGGCGCCCTGATCACAAACCTGCGCACCGGTGCCCAGGCTGCCGTGGCCGCCAAGTACATGCATCCCGGCAAGGAGATCACCATCGGCCTTTACGGCGCCGGCATGCAGGGGCACATGCAGACCCTGGCTTTCGCGGAGCTGTTTGACATCAAGGAGCTGCGGGTTTACGACGTGTTCCCCGCCGCTGCCGAAAAGTTCAAAGAGGACATGAAGGACACGGTCAAGGGCGAGATTATTGTCTGCAAAGAGCCCCAGGAGGCCTCCATCGGCGACGTGGTGGTGGGCTTCACCCAGTCCAAAGATAAATTCATCAAAAGCGAGTGGATCAAGCCCGGCCAGATCGTCTTTCCCATGGGCTCCTATACCGAGTGCGAGGATGAGCTGCTATTGAACGCCGACAAGATCATCGTGGACCATATTGGTCAGTGCATGCACCGCGGCGCTCTGCACGATGTGGCGGCGGCCGGAAAGCTCCACGAAGAGGACATCTATGCCACCATCGGCGATGTGGCCGCCGGCAAGAAGCCGGTTTCCAATCCCCAGAACGAGCGCATTGTCTGCGTACCCATTGGCACCGGTGCCATGGATATCGCCGTGGCTGGCGTAGCCTACAAGCGGGCCCTGGAAAAAGGTCTGGGCGGTTCCTTCAACTTCCTGTAA
- a CDS encoding sodium:solute symporter family protein has protein sequence MTSTTKALITVAATIGILAFSFLLTTLINNRGKKHTGSDATDDWNIGGRSLPLYVVIGTQFASAMGGGVLVGQVGNAYNNGLAMMIYSLFACLPFLIYMLIGNWIRENEFETIPDMVGSFCQDDRFVRFLASILTILVPFGWLISQMTAFAKIYREITGIPLEVLIIAIAVFSILFVMPAGMKTVAWTDFFFACFMILMMIVTLAFVVKNGGSLAEIRSLVPAEIIDMPKGFISVGWSTVFLWIFATVPGGMTNQMYFQRICAMKEKKQINKSLVISGSVTFIALIWSCYLGLGIHAMNPGLEGENATGWLLTQLPIGLIALFAGLIVATIMSTISSAAQSVVVNITHDIYQPVHPEASSQQVLKLSRMLSVLVLFIAAVLSIVYPNVLNAIVTTYAYSAAGLAAPMYLGYALRKKNMLTTMGIRASMVCGILGCVAATLLKSSVPYVIWGLVASVAALFLGSMLSKQSKVSPKE, from the coding sequence ATGACATCAACGACGAAAGCTCTGATCACAGTCGCGGCGACCATCGGAATTTTGGCCTTCAGCTTCCTGCTGACGACTTTGATCAACAACCGCGGGAAAAAGCACACTGGCAGTGACGCCACCGATGATTGGAACATCGGCGGACGCAGCCTCCCCCTCTACGTTGTGATCGGCACCCAGTTCGCCAGCGCCATGGGCGGCGGCGTTTTGGTAGGCCAGGTCGGCAACGCCTATAACAACGGCCTGGCCATGATGATCTATTCCCTGTTCGCCTGTCTACCCTTCCTGATCTATATGCTCATTGGAAACTGGATCCGGGAGAATGAGTTTGAGACCATCCCCGACATGGTGGGAAGCTTCTGTCAGGACGACCGCTTCGTGCGATTTCTCGCCTCCATCCTGACCATCCTGGTGCCCTTCGGCTGGCTGATCTCCCAGATGACCGCCTTTGCCAAGATCTACCGGGAAATCACCGGCATTCCCCTGGAAGTTCTGATCATTGCCATCGCGGTGTTCAGCATTCTGTTCGTCATGCCCGCGGGTATGAAAACCGTGGCCTGGACCGACTTCTTTTTCGCCTGCTTCATGATCCTGATGATGATCGTCACGCTGGCTTTTGTGGTAAAGAACGGCGGCTCCTTGGCGGAAATCCGCTCCTTGGTGCCCGCTGAGATCATTGACATGCCCAAAGGCTTTATCAGCGTGGGTTGGAGCACTGTATTTTTGTGGATCTTTGCCACCGTGCCCGGCGGCATGACCAACCAGATGTATTTCCAGCGCATCTGCGCCATGAAGGAGAAAAAGCAGATCAACAAGAGTCTGGTGATTTCCGGCAGCGTCACCTTCATCGCCCTGATCTGGTCGTGCTATCTGGGCCTGGGCATCCACGCCATGAACCCCGGCCTGGAGGGGGAAAACGCCACAGGCTGGCTGCTGACCCAGCTGCCCATTGGGCTGATCGCCCTGTTCGCCGGGCTGATCGTGGCCACCATCATGTCCACCATCAGTTCCGCCGCCCAGTCCGTGGTGGTGAATATCACCCACGACATCTATCAGCCCGTCCATCCCGAAGCCAGCAGCCAGCAGGTTCTGAAGCTCTCCCGGATGCTGAGCGTGTTGGTTCTGTTCATAGCGGCTGTGCTGTCTATCGTCTACCCTAACGTACTCAACGCCATCGTCACCACCTATGCCTATTCCGCCGCCGGACTGGCCGCGCCCATGTATCTGGGCTATGCCCTGCGCAAGAAGAATATGCTGACCACCATGGGCATCCGGGCCAGCATGGTGTGCGGCATTCTGGGCTGCGTGGCAGCCACGCTGCTCAAGTCCTCCGTGCCCTATGTGATCTGGGGGCTGGTGGCCTCCGTAGCGGCTCTGTTCCTGGGCAGTATGCTGAGCAAGCAGAGCAAGGTTTCCCCGAAGGAATAA
- a CDS encoding GntR family transcriptional regulator produces the protein MEAVTVKQMIYHTLKERILDGQYAFGEKLNIDAICKDLSVSNSPVREALALLVKDHLVVMRPNTGAHVVELTPRIYNELTDAVNTMLLGAYEICCRRGKKQTLLLQLEQRYEDLLASLSSGEKARIYGILYFDRCFVTATENDMFLSMFDGQLDFLYLAYVYNHCDRSIDWEHNAQRSRALIEAVREGKSELVKDILCERSNSHIAGD, from the coding sequence ATGGAGGCTGTTACCGTCAAGCAGATGATCTATCATACGCTGAAAGAGCGTATTTTGGACGGCCAGTATGCCTTTGGGGAAAAGTTGAATATCGACGCCATCTGCAAGGACTTGTCCGTCAGCAACTCTCCCGTCCGGGAGGCGCTGGCCCTGCTGGTGAAGGATCATTTGGTGGTTATGCGGCCCAATACCGGTGCCCATGTGGTGGAATTGACGCCCCGGATTTACAATGAGCTGACGGACGCGGTAAATACCATGCTGCTTGGGGCGTACGAGATTTGCTGCCGCCGGGGGAAAAAGCAGACGCTGCTGCTCCAGCTGGAACAGCGCTATGAGGACCTTCTGGCCAGCTTGTCCTCCGGGGAAAAGGCGCGGATTTATGGCATCCTGTATTTTGACCGCTGCTTTGTCACCGCCACGGAAAACGATATGTTCCTCTCCATGTTCGACGGCCAGCTGGACTTTTTATACCTGGCCTATGTTTATAACCATTGCGACCGCTCCATTGACTGGGAGCACAATGCCCAGCGCAGCCGGGCCCTGATCGAGGCAGTCCGGGAAGGGAAGAGTGAGCTGGTCAAGGATATCCTGTGCGAGCGATCCAACTCCCACATTGCCGGGGATTGA
- a CDS encoding peptidoglycan DD-metalloendopeptidase family protein — MNAELQIKESDKRQEEQSSAAVRAAQAVHTGGERALSFVASLPGAAARRVRTLHRQTKRLVREKRAKRFPESQRRPVQLFLFAWGMLPMLGCTLREKTWSLRKRSINAYAHLRSGLERRKIHPALFLSSAAVVAVLAVLSSLYTFGTTVKFDGSVIASVRSLNTVESAFTDLERITARTLGSAYTIDENRIQYTSGFISRSALVDEATLEEELSDQLGLVTYGYSLYVDGELIGATTYEGALEELLQQIREAYTDENTVSCDIIEDVQIRPEYVPTDKVMNLGYIAELLNSTKAGEVTYTVVKGDTWSEIAERYDMTSKELLAMNPGYDINKIAIGDVLTISNAVPYLTVTQVQQERYVEDIPYAIEYQDSAYLYQGDYKVLSAGSYGSADVVANVTYVNGEETQRDVLSSVTLVNPTTEVQARGTLERPTWVATGNFRWPCSGRITSRYGYRNLSYAKASKNHKGIDIANGYGTAVCAADGGTVVYAGWMSGYGYLVQIDHGNGYVTYYGHNSSLLVSVGDHVYKGQQVARMGSTGNSTGNHCHFEIRYKGTPKNPLNYLP; from the coding sequence ATGAACGCTGAACTGCAGATAAAAGAGTCTGACAAGCGGCAGGAGGAGCAATCCAGCGCCGCCGTCCGCGCCGCCCAGGCCGTCCACACAGGCGGCGAACGGGCCCTGTCCTTTGTTGCAAGCCTGCCCGGTGCGGCAGCGCGCCGCGTCCGCACCCTGCACCGCCAGACCAAGCGGTTGGTGCGGGAGAAGCGGGCCAAGCGCTTTCCCGAGTCCCAGCGCCGCCCCGTGCAGCTGTTCCTCTTTGCCTGGGGCATGCTCCCCATGCTGGGCTGCACGCTGCGGGAAAAGACCTGGAGCCTTCGCAAAAGAAGCATCAACGCCTACGCCCACCTGCGTTCCGGTTTGGAGCGCCGCAAAATCCACCCCGCCCTCTTTTTAAGCTCGGCGGCAGTGGTGGCGGTATTGGCCGTCCTCTCCTCCCTCTACACCTTCGGCACCACGGTGAAGTTCGACGGCAGCGTCATCGCCTCCGTCCGCTCGCTGAACACGGTGGAAAGCGCCTTTACCGACCTGGAGCGCATCACCGCCCGCACCCTGGGCAGCGCCTACACCATCGACGAAAACCGCATCCAGTACACCTCCGGCTTCATCTCCCGGTCCGCGCTGGTGGACGAGGCCACGCTGGAGGAGGAGCTTTCCGACCAGCTGGGCCTGGTCACCTACGGCTACTCTTTGTACGTGGACGGCGAGCTCATTGGCGCCACCACCTATGAGGGCGCCCTCGAGGAGCTGCTCCAGCAGATCCGGGAGGCCTACACCGACGAGAACACCGTCTCCTGTGACATCATCGAGGACGTTCAGATCCGCCCGGAGTACGTGCCCACGGACAAGGTGATGAACCTGGGCTATATCGCCGAGCTGCTCAACAGCACCAAGGCCGGCGAGGTGACCTACACCGTGGTCAAGGGCGACACCTGGTCTGAGATCGCGGAGCGCTACGACATGACCTCCAAGGAACTTCTGGCCATGAACCCCGGCTACGACATCAACAAGATCGCCATCGGCGACGTGCTGACCATCTCCAACGCGGTGCCCTACCTGACCGTCACCCAGGTCCAACAGGAGCGCTATGTGGAGGATATACCCTACGCCATCGAGTACCAGGACAGCGCCTACCTCTATCAGGGCGACTACAAGGTACTCTCCGCCGGTTCCTACGGCTCCGCCGACGTGGTGGCCAACGTCACCTATGTCAACGGCGAGGAAACCCAGCGGGATGTGCTCTCCTCTGTCACGCTGGTGAACCCCACCACCGAAGTCCAGGCCCGCGGCACACTGGAGCGGCCCACCTGGGTGGCCACCGGCAACTTCCGCTGGCCCTGCTCCGGCCGGATCACTTCCCGCTACGGCTACCGGAACCTGAGCTATGCCAAGGCCTCCAAGAACCACAAGGGCATCGACATCGCCAACGGCTACGGCACCGCCGTGTGCGCGGCCGACGGCGGCACTGTGGTCTACGCCGGATGGATGAGCGGCTATGGCTATCTGGTCCAGATCGACCACGGCAACGGCTATGTGACCTACTACGGCCACAACTCCAGCCTCCTGGTCAGCGTGGGCGACCACGTGTACAAGGGCCAGCAGGTGGCCCGCATGGGCTCCACCGGCAACTCCACGGGCAACCACTGCCACTTTGAAATCCGCTACAAGGGAACGCCCAAGAATCCCCTGAACTACCTGCCTTAA